The uncultured Eubacteriales bacterium region TTCACTCTTAACTTTTGACACAGTTTTCTTTTCTGTTCATAATTTATTTATATTTTCTCATGGATATATAAAATTCTTTCCCATCTTTTTTATTCTAATTGTGATTTTATCTAATCAGTGGTATAGTACGGTTATGCCTTTCTGCGACACAGATTTATGAGGAGGCCCGCCTATGTCCACACAGAGCAAGCTTTCCCGTCAGGATCGGGTGCTGGAGGAGCTCCGGCGTGCCACCGCCGCGTCCCTGCCTGCGGGGGTGGACGCCTTGTCAGGCGTGGATGCCGCGGAGGCGGCTTGCACCTTAGCGCTGGACCGCGCCAACGTATCCAAGGAGCTCAACGCCCTCTGCCGCGCGGGCCAGCTTATCAAGCTCCAGGGCAAGCCCACCCGTTTTCTGCACCGCACCGTACTGGCCGGGGCCTTTCCCGGCTGTTTCCTGCCCTCTACGGTACCGCTTGGGACCTCGTTAAGTCAGTACCTCGTGCAAACCGCCGCCCCGATGGCGCGGGAGAACGAGCTTAGCGGCCTGGAGCGAGCCATTGGCGCAAACGGCAGCCTGCGCGCTGCGGTGGAACAGGCAAAGGCCGCCGTC contains the following coding sequences:
- a CDS encoding hypothetical protein (Evidence 5 : No homology to any previously reported sequences), encoding MSTVYCVIVSAKFDTVHASFSPFFYFYNTSLLTFDTVFFSVHNLFIFSHGYIKFFPIFFILIVILSNQWYSTVMPFCDTDL